CAGTCATTTATTAAAAGAACAGACGATTGTAATTGGAATTGATTTATCAGGATATGACACAAAGATTATCAATATGTTGGAAATGGCTAAAGATAAGGGGGCTGTCACAATTGGAATTACAAGCCAGCAGGATTCCCCGATTGCAGATGGCTCAGAGATTTCGTTCTTGATACCGTCAACCGATGAATCTAATAGTGTAACAAGTTCTGTAAATGAAGTGTCTGTATTATATTTAATCGAGATTTTATTCAAGGAAATGCAAAAGCATAAAACGAAGGAGAGCTCATTCGGATTTTTGACTTCACTGTAAAATTATAACTAGAACATGTCAAATAAGGAGGTGCCAAAACATGAGAATTATCTATATTCCAATTGACGAAAGACCTTGTAATACGTATGTTGTCGAGAGAATTGCAGGGTCAGTATCAGAAATCGAAATAGTTTTACCGCCGGAAGATTTATTTGGGCATAAAAAGCGTCCTTCTGATACGGAAAAATTGTGGGAATGGATGAATGATGAAGCAATTAAGTCTGATGCGCTCATTCTCAGTATTGATATGCTCGTATATGGTGGATTGCTTCCGTCACGTTTACATTATTTGTCAGAAGAGTCGGGTCCCATGTGGATGGAGCGACTCCGTTCATTTCATGAGGCATTTCCGGACTTGCCTATCTATGCATCTAATATGATAATGCGTACACCGAGGTATAGTTCAAGTGATGAGGAACCGGGTTACTATGAAGATTGGGGTCGGGAAATATTTTTACAAGCTTTTCTAATGGATAAGGAAATGCATGAAGATCTATCCCGGGACGAAATGGACCAGCTAAATGAAATACAAACCAGATTACCAAAAAAATATGTTGAGGATTATGAAAAGAGAAGAAATTTTAATTTAGCGATTAACAAGCGAGTGCTTGACCTTATAAATGAGGGAGTGCTAACCTTTCTAGCCATTCCTCAAGACGACAGTGCGGAATACGGGTACACTGCACTGGATCAAAAGGTAGTTACCGATAAACGGGAACAGCTAAGTTTATACAATAGAGTTCAAATATATCCTGGTGCCGATGAGGTTGGGGCAACATTGCTCGCGCGTGTTTATAACGATTTAAAAGGTCATCAGCCTAAAATTTATCCTATTTGGAGTAGTACGCTTGGACCGCAACTTATTCCAATGTATGAAGATCGCCCGTTTGCCGAGAGCATGAAAGCACATATTTTGGCAGCAGGATGCGAGATGGCAAATGATTCGGATTCAGCGGATTTGATCCTTGCTTATAATACGCCAGGTCGTGTTA
The genomic region above belongs to Virgibacillus doumboii and contains:
- a CDS encoding DUF4127 family protein; this translates as MRIIYIPIDERPCNTYVVERIAGSVSEIEIVLPPEDLFGHKKRPSDTEKLWEWMNDEAIKSDALILSIDMLVYGGLLPSRLHYLSEESGPMWMERLRSFHEAFPDLPIYASNMIMRTPRYSSSDEEPGYYEDWGREIFLQAFLMDKEMHEDLSRDEMDQLNEIQTRLPKKYVEDYEKRRNFNLAINKRVLDLINEGVLTFLAIPQDDSAEYGYTALDQKVVTDKREQLSLYNRVQIYPGADEVGATLLARVYNDLKGHQPKIYPIWSSTLGPQLIPMYEDRPFAESMKAHILAAGCEMANDSDSADLILAYNTPGRVMQESWDQSKKDITYSSFRNMLMFVSQIKSYIQVGKKVIVADSAYANGGDFELITLMDEEEILDKLVSYKGWNTNCNTLGTTIAQGVIGQFGNSNMIQENIIYHLLDDYFYQAEIRMEMDKDFLPEHNLNYFDLKDKAALVNLERDKRLSDRFNQGIKNSFKHSKIEELRTYAPWNRMFECGIQLSVKFNV